Proteins found in one Actinokineospora alba genomic segment:
- a CDS encoding YcaO-like family protein, whose amino-acid sequence MRHALGSAVVVYDGPGCVPPPTATLAIHVAAAADDLTPFGRWARSARLPAVTLTFDGERILVGPLSVPGRPGCAECARRRMLAAKAASFGAVAPQVAHLAVADSPMGVALRRPAAKARTSAVPGASADDPDRTSAVARSVVLGADDDPERTTDVANSLIVAADDDVERTTAVPRSVVVGVDDDVERTTAVARSLITAADDDDVERTAAVSGLLYGRITPPVDPDKTTVVPDDLTERSGSHGSYAGSLELPDPQADRVVALLRSGARDLVDHVAEVVDGEVVWHRVIPLPSCDVCGGAEGIGAVGLPEGDDPAALLEALAGWVDPLTGVIPWISLKQPLGTGPDLPFVATAAPPHHVDTEGRARALPIGWGKGATQAEAILSAVGEAIERYAPSLPEAEKLVWARPADLAGDILDPREFPLYEPESYARPGFAFAAFDRRTDHPWVRGTWLGTDRPVWVPAVFTYLAMTLLPEHLICQGTSNGLAAGTDAESATVRAVLELIERDAMMAAWLTGAKGRYVELDDTLDPDLAAIVEALRTQGVTVEVYLLPTSMYGVTAAALALGDGKRRPGATLGLGADRSPRAAIRAAVLELAQTASHLAGLMRERPVPKGPEEVREMLDHAAYYFPLDRVAAFDRLRCGGTSRLRDLREPVAESSVTDLAHVLGSAKVRVAVVDVTSADVATGPFRVVRAVSPDLQPISYGYGNDRSVVARLRGRTLSANRTNIHPIW is encoded by the coding sequence GTGCGACATGCACTCGGGTCAGCGGTCGTGGTCTACGACGGCCCTGGCTGCGTGCCGCCGCCGACGGCGACGCTCGCGATCCACGTGGCCGCGGCCGCCGACGACCTGACCCCGTTCGGCCGGTGGGCCCGATCCGCCCGGCTTCCCGCGGTCACGCTGACGTTCGACGGTGAGCGGATCTTGGTGGGTCCGCTGTCCGTTCCCGGCCGCCCCGGCTGCGCGGAGTGCGCGCGCAGGCGCATGCTCGCCGCCAAGGCGGCGTCCTTCGGGGCGGTCGCCCCACAGGTCGCGCATCTGGCCGTCGCCGACTCGCCGATGGGCGTCGCTCTACGTCGCCCCGCCGCAAAGGCTCGGACCTCCGCTGTGCCGGGAGCGAGCGCCGACGACCCGGACCGCACCTCCGCCGTGGCACGATCGGTCGTCCTCGGGGCGGATGACGACCCGGAGCGCACGACCGATGTGGCGAACTCACTCATCGTCGCGGCGGATGACGACGTGGAACGCACCACGGCGGTGCCGCGGTCGGTCGTCGTCGGCGTGGACGATGACGTGGAGCGCACCACGGCCGTGGCGCGATCACTCATCACCGCGGCCGACGATGATGACGTGGAGCGCACCGCCGCTGTGTCGGGCCTCCTGTACGGCCGCATCACGCCGCCCGTAGACCCGGACAAGACCACCGTCGTCCCCGACGACCTCACCGAACGGTCCGGCAGCCACGGCAGCTACGCGGGCAGCCTCGAACTCCCCGACCCGCAAGCCGACCGAGTCGTCGCCCTCCTACGCAGCGGCGCCCGCGACCTCGTCGACCACGTCGCCGAGGTGGTCGACGGCGAAGTCGTGTGGCACCGCGTGATCCCCCTGCCATCCTGCGACGTCTGCGGCGGCGCCGAGGGGATCGGCGCCGTGGGCCTTCCCGAGGGCGACGACCCCGCCGCGCTGCTGGAGGCACTGGCGGGCTGGGTGGACCCGCTGACCGGGGTCATCCCGTGGATCTCCCTCAAACAACCGCTCGGCACCGGACCCGACCTTCCCTTCGTCGCCACGGCGGCACCACCGCACCACGTGGACACCGAGGGGCGGGCGCGGGCGCTGCCGATCGGCTGGGGCAAGGGCGCCACCCAGGCCGAGGCGATCCTGTCGGCGGTGGGGGAGGCGATCGAGCGGTACGCGCCGTCGCTGCCCGAGGCCGAGAAGCTGGTGTGGGCCCGGCCCGCCGACCTGGCAGGCGACATCCTCGACCCTCGCGAATTCCCTTTGTACGAACCGGAAAGCTACGCCCGCCCCGGGTTCGCGTTCGCCGCGTTCGACCGCCGGACCGACCACCCGTGGGTCCGCGGCACCTGGCTGGGCACCGACCGGCCCGTCTGGGTCCCCGCCGTGTTCACCTACCTGGCGATGACGCTGCTGCCCGAGCACCTGATCTGCCAGGGCACGTCCAACGGCCTCGCCGCGGGCACCGACGCCGAGTCGGCCACCGTCCGGGCCGTCCTCGAACTCATCGAGCGCGACGCGATGATGGCCGCGTGGCTGACCGGAGCCAAAGGCCGGTACGTCGAACTCGACGACACCCTCGACCCGGACCTGGCCGCCATCGTCGAGGCGCTGCGCACGCAGGGCGTCACCGTCGAGGTGTACCTGCTGCCCACCAGCATGTACGGCGTCACCGCCGCCGCGCTCGCCCTCGGCGACGGCAAGCGCAGGCCCGGGGCGACGCTGGGGCTCGGGGCCGACAGGTCGCCCCGCGCGGCGATCCGGGCGGCGGTCCTCGAACTCGCGCAGACCGCGTCGCACCTGGCGGGTCTCATGCGGGAGCGCCCGGTGCCGAAGGGGCCGGAGGAGGTCCGCGAGATGCTCGACCACGCCGCCTACTACTTCCCGCTCGACCGGGTCGCCGCCTTCGACCGGCTCCGCTGCGGCGGCACCTCCCGGCTGCGCGACCTGCGTGAACCGGTGGCCGAGTCGTCGGTCACCGACCTAGCCCACGTCCTGGGCTCGGCGAAGGTCCGGGTGGCGGTGGTCGACGTGACGAGCGCCGATGTCGCGACGGGGCCGTTCCGGGTGGTCCGCGCGGTGAGCCCCGACCTGCAGCCGATCAGCTACGGGTATGGCAACGACCGCTCGGTTGTGGCCCGCCTCCGCGGACGCACCTTGTCGGCGAACCGCACGAACATCCACCCCATCTGGTAG
- a CDS encoding AlkA N-terminal domain-containing protein, whose protein sequence is MYTEVERCVRAVQSKDARFDGWFFTAVLTTRIYCRPSCPVVPPKVRNMRFYPSAAAAQQAGFRACKRCRPDASPGSPQWNERADLVARAMRLIADGVVDAEGVPGLARRLGYSVRQIERQLQAELGAGPLAIARAQRAQTARLLIETTALPMAVVAPAAGFASVRTFNDTVREVFAQSPTELRQRVRPAGRPDGTPSTTLTLRLPFRAPLCPDNLFGHLVATGVPGVEEWRDGAYRRTIRLPHGPAIVELRPQPEHIGCKLMLSDLRDLALAISRCRWLLDLDADPVAVDELLAADPLLAPLVAKDPGRRVPRTVCSAEFAVRAVLGQQVSTAAARTHAARLVTAHGDPIDDPAGGLTHLFPTPEALAGIDPETLAMPQSRRRTLTTLVAALAAGDLDLGVGSDWHAARQALSDLPGFGPWTVEMIAMRALGDPDAFVPGDLGVKLAAAALGLPTDPKALIAHAQAWRPWRAYATQYLWGTSEHVINRMPTTQENS, encoded by the coding sequence ATGTACACCGAGGTGGAGCGTTGCGTGCGAGCCGTGCAGTCGAAGGACGCGCGGTTCGACGGCTGGTTCTTCACCGCCGTCCTGACCACCCGGATCTACTGCCGCCCCAGCTGCCCCGTGGTCCCGCCCAAGGTCCGCAACATGCGCTTCTACCCGAGCGCGGCGGCGGCCCAGCAGGCCGGTTTCCGCGCCTGCAAGCGATGCAGGCCCGACGCCAGCCCCGGCTCTCCACAGTGGAACGAGCGGGCCGACCTGGTGGCCAGGGCGATGCGGCTGATCGCCGACGGCGTCGTCGACGCCGAGGGCGTGCCCGGGCTGGCGCGCAGGCTGGGCTACAGCGTGCGGCAGATCGAGCGGCAGCTCCAAGCCGAGCTCGGCGCCGGCCCGCTGGCCATCGCCCGGGCCCAGCGCGCCCAGACGGCCCGGCTGCTGATCGAGACCACGGCCCTGCCGATGGCCGTGGTGGCGCCCGCCGCCGGGTTCGCCAGCGTGCGCACGTTCAACGACACGGTCCGCGAGGTGTTCGCCCAGTCACCCACGGAGCTGCGACAGCGGGTGCGTCCGGCGGGGAGGCCGGACGGGACACCGTCGACCACGCTGACCTTGCGACTCCCGTTTCGCGCGCCGCTGTGCCCGGACAACCTGTTCGGCCACCTCGTGGCGACCGGCGTGCCCGGTGTCGAGGAGTGGCGCGACGGCGCGTACCGGCGCACGATCCGGCTGCCGCACGGCCCGGCGATCGTCGAGCTGCGCCCGCAGCCGGAGCACATCGGCTGCAAGCTGATGCTCTCCGACCTGCGCGACCTCGCGCTGGCGATCAGCCGCTGCCGGTGGCTGCTCGACCTCGACGCCGACCCGGTGGCCGTCGACGAACTGCTCGCCGCCGACCCGCTCCTGGCCCCACTGGTGGCGAAAGACCCAGGCAGGCGAGTGCCGCGCACGGTCTGCTCCGCCGAGTTCGCCGTCCGCGCCGTCCTCGGCCAGCAGGTGTCGACCGCCGCCGCCCGCACCCACGCGGCCCGACTCGTCACCGCCCACGGCGACCCGATCGACGACCCGGCGGGCGGCCTCACCCACCTGTTCCCCACCCCGGAGGCCCTCGCCGGGATCGACCCGGAGACGCTGGCCATGCCCCAGTCCCGCAGGCGGACGCTCACCACCCTGGTCGCCGCCCTCGCCGCGGGCGACCTCGACCTCGGCGTCGGCAGCGACTGGCACGCCGCCCGCCAAGCCCTCTCCGACCTGCCCGGATTCGGTCCGTGGACCGTCGAGATGATCGCCATGCGCGCCCTCGGCGACCCGGACGCCTTCGTCCCCGGCGACCTCGGGGTCAAGCTGGCCGCCGCCGCCCTTGGCCTGCCCACCGACCCGAAAGCGCTCATCGCGCACGCCCAGGCCTGGCGGCCCTGGCGCGCCTACGCCACGCAGTACCTGT
- the uvrA gene encoding excinuclease ABC subunit UvrA, whose amino-acid sequence MADRLVVRGAREHNLRGVDIDLPRDSLIVFTGLSGSGKSSLAFDTIFAEGQRRYVESLSAYARQFLGQMDKPDVDFIEGLSPAVSIDQKSTSRNPRSTVGTITEVYDYLRLLYARAGKPHCPTCGEAISRQTPQQIVDQVLAMESGLKFQVLAPVIRGRKGEYIDLFSQLQTQGYSRALVDGKVYPLTEPPKLKKQEKHDIAVIVDRLSVKASSKQRLTDSVETALRLADGLVELEFVDLPEHDPGRIRGFSEHLACPNGHPLGVEDLEPRSFSFNSPYGACPVCTGIGIKKEVDPELVVPDDELSLGDGAIAPWAGGQTAEYFIRLLTALGDSIGFRMDTPWRRLPAKAQKAVLHGTDDQVHVRYKNRYGRERSYYAAYEGVIPFLERRQEQTDSEYMREKYEGYMREVPCPSCQGSRLKPEILAVTLHHGEYGDRSIADISAMSINECSAFLDGLKLGKRETMIAGAVLKEIQARLRFLLDVGLDYLSLDRASGTLSGGEAQRIRLATQIGSGLVGVLYVLDEPSIGLHQRDNHRLMTTLIRLRDLGNTLIVVEHDEDTIRQSDWIVDIGPGAGEHGGRVVHSGTFKDLLKNKESLTGAYLAGRSAIPMPLVRRTVDKKRQLTVVGAREHNLRGIDVSFPLGCLVSVTGVSGSGKSTLVNDILATVLANKLNGARQVPGRHTRVRGLDQVDKLVQVDQSPIGRTPRSNAATYTGVFDHVRKLFASTTEAKVRGYQPGRFSFNVKGGRCEACAGDGTIKIEMNFLPDVYVPCEVCKGARYNRETLEVHYKGKTIAEVLDMPIEEAAAFFEPIKAIHRHLATLVDVGLGYVRLGQPAPTLSGGEAQRVKLASELQKRSTGKTVYILDEPTTGLHFEDIRKLLGVINGLVDKGNTVIVIEHNLDVIKTSDWIVDMGPEGGSGGGTVVAEGTPEDVVKVEGSYTGEFLAHVM is encoded by the coding sequence GTGGCCGACCGCCTCGTCGTTCGCGGCGCCCGGGAGCACAACCTGCGCGGCGTCGACATCGACCTGCCCAGGGACAGCCTGATCGTGTTCACCGGACTGTCGGGCTCCGGCAAGTCCAGCCTCGCGTTCGACACGATCTTCGCCGAGGGGCAGCGCCGGTACGTCGAGTCGCTGTCGGCCTACGCGCGGCAGTTCCTCGGGCAGATGGACAAGCCGGACGTCGACTTCATCGAGGGACTCTCGCCCGCGGTCTCGATCGACCAGAAGTCGACCAGCCGCAACCCGCGTTCCACGGTCGGCACGATCACCGAGGTCTACGACTACCTGCGTCTGCTCTACGCGCGCGCGGGCAAGCCGCACTGCCCCACCTGCGGCGAGGCGATCAGCAGGCAGACCCCGCAGCAGATCGTCGACCAGGTCCTGGCGATGGAGTCCGGCCTGAAGTTCCAGGTGCTCGCGCCCGTCATCCGCGGCCGCAAGGGCGAGTACATAGACCTGTTCTCCCAGCTGCAGACGCAGGGCTACTCGCGCGCGCTGGTCGACGGCAAGGTCTACCCGCTCACCGAGCCGCCGAAGCTCAAGAAGCAGGAGAAGCACGACATCGCGGTGATCGTCGACCGCCTCTCGGTGAAAGCCTCGTCCAAGCAGCGCCTCACCGACTCGGTGGAGACCGCGCTGCGGCTGGCCGACGGGCTCGTCGAGCTGGAGTTCGTCGATCTTCCCGAGCATGACCCGGGCCGCATCCGGGGTTTCTCCGAGCACTTGGCCTGCCCGAACGGCCACCCGCTCGGCGTCGAGGACCTGGAACCGCGCTCGTTCTCCTTCAACTCGCCGTACGGCGCGTGCCCGGTGTGCACGGGCATCGGCATCAAGAAGGAGGTCGACCCGGAGCTGGTCGTCCCCGACGACGAGCTCTCCCTCGGCGACGGCGCGATCGCGCCCTGGGCGGGCGGTCAGACCGCGGAGTACTTCATCCGGCTGCTCACCGCTCTGGGTGACTCGATCGGGTTCCGAATGGACACCCCGTGGCGGCGGCTGCCGGCGAAGGCGCAGAAGGCGGTCCTGCACGGCACCGACGACCAGGTGCACGTCCGCTACAAGAACCGGTACGGACGCGAGCGGTCGTACTACGCCGCGTACGAGGGCGTGATCCCGTTCCTCGAGCGGCGCCAGGAGCAGACCGACTCGGAGTACATGCGGGAGAAGTACGAGGGCTACATGCGGGAGGTGCCCTGCCCGTCGTGTCAGGGTTCCCGGCTCAAGCCCGAGATCCTCGCGGTGACGCTGCACCACGGCGAGTACGGCGACCGTTCGATCGCCGACATCTCGGCGATGTCGATCAATGAATGCTCGGCGTTCCTCGACGGCCTCAAGCTCGGCAAGCGCGAGACGATGATCGCGGGCGCGGTGCTCAAGGAAATCCAGGCGCGCCTGCGGTTCCTGCTCGACGTCGGCCTCGACTACCTCTCCCTTGACCGCGCGTCCGGCACCTTGTCCGGCGGCGAGGCGCAGCGCATCCGCCTGGCCACGCAGATCGGGTCCGGGCTCGTCGGTGTGCTCTACGTGCTCGACGAGCCGTCGATCGGCCTGCACCAGCGCGACAACCACCGGCTCATGACAACCCTGATCCGCCTTCGCGACCTGGGCAACACGCTGATCGTCGTCGAGCACGACGAGGACACCATCCGCCAGTCCGACTGGATCGTCGACATCGGCCCGGGCGCGGGGGAGCACGGCGGCCGCGTCGTGCACAGCGGCACGTTCAAGGACCTGTTGAAGAACAAGGAATCCCTCACCGGCGCCTACCTCGCAGGCCGCAGCGCCATCCCGATGCCGTTGGTGCGCCGGACCGTCGACAAGAAGCGCCAGCTGACGGTCGTCGGCGCGCGCGAGCACAACCTCCGTGGCATCGACGTGTCGTTCCCGCTGGGCTGCCTGGTCTCGGTCACGGGCGTGTCCGGTTCGGGCAAGTCCACTTTGGTCAACGACATCCTCGCGACCGTGCTGGCCAACAAGCTCAACGGCGCGCGCCAGGTCCCCGGGCGGCACACGCGGGTGCGCGGGCTCGACCAGGTCGACAAGCTCGTGCAGGTCGACCAGTCGCCGATCGGCCGCACCCCGCGGTCCAACGCCGCGACCTACACCGGCGTGTTCGACCACGTCCGCAAGCTGTTCGCCTCCACCACGGAGGCGAAGGTCCGCGGCTACCAGCCGGGACGATTCTCGTTCAACGTCAAGGGCGGCCGCTGCGAGGCGTGCGCGGGCGACGGCACGATCAAGATCGAGATGAACTTCCTGCCGGACGTCTACGTGCCGTGCGAGGTCTGCAAGGGCGCGCGCTACAACCGCGAGACCCTTGAAGTCCACTACAAGGGCAAGACGATCGCCGAAGTCCTCGACATGCCGATCGAGGAGGCCGCGGCGTTCTTCGAGCCGATCAAGGCGATCCACCGGCACCTGGCCACCCTGGTCGACGTCGGCCTCGGCTACGTCCGGCTCGGCCAGCCCGCGCCGACCCTGTCCGGGGGTGAGGCGCAGCGCGTCAAGCTCGCCAGCGAACTGCAGAAGCGGTCCACCGGCAAGACCGTCTACATCCTCGACGAGCCCACCACCGGCCTGCACTTCGAGGACATCCGCAAGCTGCTCGGGGTGATCAACGGCTTGGTGGACAAGGGAAACACCGTGATCGTCATCGAGCACAACCTCGACGTGATCAAGACCTCGGACTGGATCGTCGACATGGGTCCGGAGGGCGGCTCGGGCGGCGGCACGGTCGTCGCGGAGGGCACACCGGAGGACGTGGTCAAGGTCGAGGGCAGTTACACCGGGGAGTTCCTTGCGCACGTGATGTGA